The following is a genomic window from Garra rufa chromosome 4, GarRuf1.0, whole genome shotgun sequence.
AGTGTAGACTCAGATCCAATACACCTGATATAATTCATCCAGATTGGTCCTGATCCTGGTCCAAATTTAGCATTATTTAGAGCATCTACAGGATctccacagtccagctctctacacaccactgcagcaTCAGCCATATCCCAGCCAAGATCATACACTCTTCCCCACTGACCTCTATGATGAACTTCCACTCTACCAGCACAGCGATTATTACCGTCAACCAACCTCACATTCACATGTGCTGTTTATTGAAAACAGAGCAAGGCATATTGAGAAAAcagaaatattgaaaaaaaagagCCAAAGAAAGAATGAGATGAAAAATAACATACTTCTATATTACATTCATTCAAAATCCAGAGGTTTGAATCTGAAAGGAAATTAGCTCTAACCTGCACACACTAGCTCAACACTGAATTTATGTGAGCAGTTGTTTTCACGTGATGGTGATGTTGGACAGAAGTGAATCTGAGATTCATTTCCTCTGCACTGAACCTCTTGTGTCCACATCTCAACATTTCCTTTGTTAAAAGAAACTGCTCCCAGCACCTGtacaggagccccacagtccagctctctacacacaacctctgcatccTGCTGGTCAAAGGCAGCGTCACACACTGACATCCATGTCTGATCATGGAGTATCTCTAACCTCCCAGAGCATCGAGATCCTCCAACCAGCCTGACACCTAGGAACAAAATATGAATATAACACTGATGCTtatcttttaattaaaaaaaatatgcttaacaataaaatgaatgaatgaatgaatgaataaataaatgcaggagaCTCATCATTAAtgaaacttcagaggtttggaaCAACTCACCTGAGCAGATGACTCCAGCATCTTTAGTATGATCACAATTTTTTTCACTCCATCCTGCTGACTCACAATTCTTCAGTGTGGATTCTGATCCAGTACACATGACATAACTCACCCACACTGGTCCTGATCCTGGTCCAAAATGAGCATCAGTCAGAGCATCCACAGGTTctccacagtccagctctctacacaccactgcagcaTCAGCCATATGCCAGAAATCACcacacactgttccccactgACCTCTATAAAGAAACTCCACTCTACCAGCACAACGATTGTGACCACCAACCAACCTCACATTTACATGGTCTGTATATTGAACAAAGAGAATAAAAGATCAAGAGGCACAGaggaagagagaaaaaaagagataaagtATTCGCACAATGAGGGTTAAAAAAACAAACTAACTAAAACTTGTGATTTgaatctgaggaaaaaaattagcTCCAACCTGCACACATCAGTCCAACACTGTATTCATGAGAACAGTTATTTTCATATGATGGTGATGTTGGACAGAGGTGAATCTGAGATTCATTTCCTCTGCACTGAATCTCTTGTGTCCACATCTGAGCGTCTCCTTTGCCAAAAGCAGCTGCTCCCAGCACCTGtacaggagccccacagtccagctctctacacacaacctctgcatccTGCTGGTCAAAGACAGCGTCACACACTGACATCCACGTCTGATCACGAAGTATCTCTAACCTCCCAGAACAGCGAGAACCTCCAACCAGCCTGACTTCTAAAAGAAAACAGACATTTATCAGACATGTTAATGACATCTATATGGTCAATTtccaataaatataataatgtttATGTTAACTTATCTAGACTTATGCAGCTACAGGGCAGGCTTAACAGGCAATTGCTTGGGGAAAATAATGAGATATTTTAATCGGATTGTCCCCACAAATTCAAAACTGAAGTTTTGTGACTAATACGATTGCCACAATTTAACAATTTCTCTTtgcatgttttatttaaaaaaaaaatatgttttgactGCCAAGCATTCAAAAATTATAGAAACAGTATAGGGAAGTTGCCAGAAAACCTAAATAATTAGTctatattgtaaataataaagtaaaaaaaaactacattacaaactaatttaaattcctaattttaaaattaaacatttctCATTATACATTTCTCAGGGTACCGGCGAATATAACCAAAGCTAAATGTTTGTGTTACATAAACTAAACCAAGGAAATAATATACAATGTTATATACTATCAGCTGTTGCATTCAAGAAGCTGGGGCTATTTCGATATATTGCGTGTTGCACTTTGCTTTAGGTATTGTTAGAGACTAGGAAGATTGATCGACATTTGTTGGCGCTTCATCAGATGAACTAAAGATGTAAGATCTGAGCTAAAGCTGGCACTCTTGGTTTCTGTTCACCTCAAATTCTGCTATCAaacttgattaaaaaaagtttaatttatgCAATCAGATGGGTTTAACAAAAGCATATACAGTACAATTGTTTAACAACCTCAGAGCTCAGAATAGGTGTGTATATAAGGGTTTGTCAGATGTTAAATATCAGTTTCCCTATGGAGAAAACAAACTGTTTTTACGTGTCAATCCCAAACACTGACAGTGTTAACATAGCTTAACTCAGTGGTTCTGCAATGTTTCAAACCAAAATGTCCTCTCCAACATCATATTATGTATAATTACAAGTTTAcaacttttaaaatctgaaaagTCTTAAAACTGAGCATCATACACAATccattcagattttttaaaagcTGTGTAGCGTAATAGGCCTACAGTACAGCATTTGGATGGGTATGCTTCTCCCTTGTATTACATAAGAAAACACTAATACAAACTTTTCACGTTTTATAGACGGAAACAGGGTAATTCAGTTTTTTCCCCAATCAGTAAATGTCCAACAACAGACATTCAATCTGCCAGACCTTTAAATATCCCTGTTTCAAACTGTTTAAAATGGATGATTGTTATTAAATATGCATAAAACATTTATTACCTATGTAAAAgagaaataattattttatgtttattattcCCAGCATCATTATTTTGCAAGtctgaaaaaaagtttaaactaaTTCAGAAAAAAGGCAGCGGTTTACCTGAGCAGATGACTCCAGCACCCTCATTATAGTCACAGGTGTTTTTACCCCACCCTGATGACCCACAGTTCTTCAGTGTGGACTCTGATCCATTGCATGCAACATATTTCATCCAGGCTCGTTCTGATTCTGGTCCAAATTGAGCATCACCCAGAGCATCTAGAGGTTctccacagtccagctctctacacaccactgcagcaTCAGACAAATCCCAGTAATCGCcacacactgttccccactgACCTCTATGGTGAACCTCCACTGTGCCAGCACAGCGACTGTGGCCGCCAACCAGTCTCACATTCACACTGTCTATTTGCAAAACAGATAAATAAGAGGCGAAGAGATAAAGATACAATGAACATGACTGGAAAACCGATGACATAGAAAAAAAAAGGATGATTTAAGTTtgacagaataaaaataaagcatcttacatttgaagaaaaaaattaaattgagaTTATTTTCCTCCACAAATAAAATTTACTTACCAGCTGTGATGAGTTTTATCAGGAACATAAGCATTAAACTCCTCATCATCTAGTATTTTATCAGCTGAGAACACAGTTTTGAGTTTCTCCTCTTCTCTTTCCAAAAATACTGAAGAAATGGGGTTTTATCAGCACCCTAAAGCAAACAgtgagggagagagagggagagagagagacctGCAGCTGCCAATGAGACTCTTTACTACCTTATTAGACACAACAGAGGAAATCATCAAACAACTTCAGTGACAAATCAGAGGAGGCATTTCTTATTTTCACCatatatttcaaaagaacagcagcaCAGAAAAGGACTcctcctccacacacacacacacacacacacacacacacacacacacacacacacacacacacacacacacacacacacacacacacacacacacacacctgccagAAGCAAAAGATAGTAAAACATCATACAGGAGATTTCAAAGAGAGGAAGCACTTCAGGATATTTACAGCATCAACACCTGCTGAGATACAGATGAATGCTCACtttaaacttaaatttaaaaCAAGGATTGAAACAAACATGATAATTAaaactttataacattaaaatttGGACAAGCTACTTCCAgctatttcaatttatttattacagGAATACAAGTATTTTGGCCATTTGCCACTCAGGAGCTTTCTTAGCTCTATCCAACTGCAATCCATATGCCAGAATTTAATAACTATTTAATTAGCACTTTGCTCGCAAtctaaaaaatgcataaataaaataaaataaaataaaatgaatgacacaAATCAAATAAACTGTGGTTAAAAAAGTAAGGAGTTGTGCGTTGATGTGGCAGTGCTTTATTCACCCACTAGATGGCAGCAAAAATACAATGAGCAGCTAATAAGTCCAAATAAGTACAAACACGATCAAGCAAGTACAAACAAGTACAAACACCTCTTTTTAATACTGTTGGAATAATATtcattcaaataatatttttatattaacgatataaatataatatattgtcTTACATTACACTATTTTGTTTTTGCATGTACATGTATTGTTGCTTTGGCTAATTACAAAACAACCATTTACTGGAAAAAAGTTACATGAACTTTAAAATACTAAACAAAAGCTTAATAAAATGCTtccttttattataaaaaaaaaagctttttattatttatgacattttttaagAAGATTTtcacagaatgatttctgaaaatggCTTTAGAAATGTCTATTAATGCTATTGATCTCCACAAGATAGCATTAAAAAGACCGTAAAATCCACAGGGCTGAAATCACACTGATATTTGCTGGCTCAGTCTTAACTGTCATTAGACTTCTGACATTATTTTGTTTGTCTGACTGTCTATAGACACAAACAAATCATAGCATAATATCCATGTCTCTAGCAAAGAAgcaaacaaaacttaaaacaacaacaacaacaacaacaacaacaacaacaacagcagcagcagcattggTAGCCGCTAGTCAAATAGCCTTGAAATGCATATAGTTGCATAATGTAGACTGTATATTAAAGTTTGAAGATATTTTTTTCTAGTTAATTTTGagttgataaaaaaatacagtatagagaaaaaaattagaaaacaCATCAgagattaattaaatattaaagctCTCTTACGTCTCATTTGACaggaataaaaaaagtttataaaaatatgaaaacaaacaCTTAAACTTGAACCTAAATCACTAGAAATTATGTTTGCAGTAATTATGTTGATCAAGATTTGAGTTTATGACTCTAAAGTATCTAAGATGTATCAAAAGCAactctaaaatgtaaaaaaaaaaaaaaaaaaaatcaaccaaccaaccaaaaaaaaaaccaaacaaacaaaaaaaactcctTGAGCCGTGAAAGTGGGTGTGGCCATTGAGTTATACAGCCCTTGCATCATCATTCTACACCTCCCCTAAATCATAACATCATCATAATCtggaaaatcaaacaaaacagaaaacattaTTGTGATTGCACAACTGTACAATTAAATTCCAACTCGAATACAAGCATACTACATTATTTTTAGATCATCAAGTGTATGAATCGCAAGACAAAAACTATTTACCTAGCAGGTTTATCTCATCGTCTTTGCTGTTCTCTACATCATCATACTCCTCCTGATTGCCGTCTGATACACATGTGAAATAAAAACTTACACTGTAATGTGTAACACAGCTTGTGTCATTGATCTTTCTCCTCTTGACTGTCTGAGACTATTAGATTAAATCTTATAAAGCAATGATAATTCATTAATAGTAGAAACACATGTTTAGTATGTCATAGAAAACTACAAGACTAAAAAcaaagttccccttcagtcgaatcacttcgacgttacattgggatcttgcttgagagaccaatgatctctgagccttattcaaaaggccaatgaaattggcgagtggaacgtgcgcgccggccacgcccccgtacatacgggtatataagatggcggcgtgcaccactcagtcagacttttgcttcagAGCTGATGGTAGAGCTTCTCCtgacgccaaaaaaaaaaaaaaaagagttcctGAGTTCATGCTCTCTCCCGCCGGTGTGCTGCCAAAACCTAAAAGAGTGATTTCTAAAAAGAGCTATTGGCGGCCACCGGCACGGTCCCTGTGGGCAGCCGTTTTTACGGCTTCAAAAAAGCCTTTTGCaaccagcgagcagccccggcgagtgcacactgccccgcggttcctccctgggcaatcCGGgggtcacaaaagagcaatttctcacggccgatcagacgttcttttcagaatggctctgcggccgtgcgtttctggatgtggtagtttcctcactCCAgcagacggacatgaacgctgcctcacgggctttgagcacgctcaggcagcgttcacggatggatcATGCCCGCACTGTGAGAGCATgtccatggccacgctgaagtcccgccgctcgttcgcgaacTATGCTTCtttcggctatgcttctccgggcggcCAGGGGGATAGGCTTGGAGGTTCCCAGTGAGCCtccggccgatccctctaggctggatgactggttcctggggagcgCACTGGCGGCACCGCCGCGCTCTCCCCCGGTTCCTTTCTTCCCgaaggtgcatgaggagctgacaaaatcgtggCGCACTACGTATTCGTTTAGAGcgcgctccagctcctctcccctcgccactctcgatggcggggcagccaaggggtacgtggcgatcCCCCAGGTTGAgtgcgctgtggcggtgcactctcaaacacctgcacgagagtggtccagACCAAGGGACATTTgaggaactccgcgccgccaccgacttcacggcgcgttcccttggtcaggtgatgtccacctgcgtggtccaggaacggcaCCTATGGCTGAccctggctcagatggcagaggccgacaaagctTGCTTTCTCAACTCTCCTGTCTCCCAGggtggcctgttcggcgacaccgtggaggattttgcccagcagttctccacggtccagaagcagactgaggccataaGACATATCCTGGCCCGCCGTGAGGTAAGAACAACCCTTCTGCCGCcggggcccccgcctccgcctgctcgtcgctGAGAGCACCCCCCCACGGCTCCTCAACCAActccagctccgtcccctgctgagatCCACGAAGCGAGACTCGCAGCCCGACGTCGAGCTCCCCGTGGGAGAGGGGCGCCGCTCgcttctcagggtcctgcgaagaACACCCGCAGGCGAGCTAcgaagcgtccctgagacgggcacCCCGGAGGTGAAGAAATCTGCTCTTTTGGGGACAAGGACATCTGCGTTCCCACCCCCtgtggagggccgggggttgctGTGTACTCATATAACATCGCCACCCACAAAATCACAAGAAGAGCTGAATTTctcacctcctttccttcctgagcagtgtttccactcctcggaaccagactcggagcTGGacgtcgccagcgcgggaaccagggaagaaggtaagcgctgctcaATGCAGCCGGACTTTtttccaggacgttcatccttctgggatcagtccccttccccttccccccctaggctgccccaccgtggtcacgtcggtcaacgttcccttgatacccctgtcgactcggctgggagcctggcttcagcttctcagcccctcgcagtggttgatacggacggtacgtctcggctatgcgattcaattcgccaggcgtccCACCATGTACAGAGGCGTGCTTCACACTACTGTCCAATCAGACacacatgccgctgtcctgcatgcggaggttgcagtcctactggcgaaggacgcaatcgagTCAGTCCCTCCAGCcaagatgaagtcagggttctacagt
Proteins encoded in this region:
- the LOC141332759 gene encoding antigen WC1.1-like, with protein sequence MRSLMLMFLIKLITADSVNVRLVGGHSRCAGTVEVHHRGQWGTVCGDYWDLSDAAVVCRELDCGEPLDALGDAQFGPESERAWMKYVACNGSESTLKNCGSSGWGKNTCDYNEGAGVICSEVRLVGGSRCSGRLEILRDQTWMSVCDAVFDQQDAEVVCRELDCGAPVQVLGAAAFGKGDAQMWTQEIQCRGNESQIHLCPTSPSYENNCSHEYSVGLMCADHVNVRLVGGHNRCAGRVEFLYRGQWGTVCGDFWHMADAAVVCRELDCGEPVDALTDAHFGPGSGPVWVSYVMCTGSESTLKNCESAGWSEKNCDHTKDAGVICSGELFQTSEVSLMMSVRLVGGSRCSGRLEILHDQTWMSVCDAAFDQQDAEVVCRELDCGAPVQVLGAVSFNKGNVEMWTQEVQCRGNESQIHFCPTSPSRENNCSHKFSVELVCAG